One genomic region from Peromyscus eremicus chromosome 20, PerEre_H2_v1, whole genome shotgun sequence encodes:
- the Rtl6 gene encoding retrotransposon Gag-like protein 6 — protein sequence MVQPQTSKNESPASAPGASAQMDDVVDTLTSLRLTNSALRREASTLRAEKANLTNMLESVMAELTLLRTRARIPGALQITPPISAITSNGTRPMTTPPTSLPEPFSGDPGQLAGFLMQMDRFMIFQASRFPGEAERVAFLVSRLTGEAEKWAIPHMQPDSPLRNNYQGFLAELRRTYKSPLRHSRRAQIRKTSASNRAVRERQMLCRQLATAGTGACPVHPASNGTSPAPALPTRSRNL from the coding sequence ATGGTCCAACCTCAGACCTCCAAAAACGAAAGCCCAGCCTCTGCCCCTGGTGCCAGCGCACAGATGGATGACGTGGTTGACACCCTGACCTCCCTGCGCCTCACCAACTCTGCGCTGAGGCGCGAGGCCTCCACGCTGAGGGCAGAGAAGGCCAATCTTACCAACATGCTGGAGAGCGTCATGGCGGAGCTTACTCTGTTGCGCACCCGGGCGCGCATCCCTGGCGCTCTGCAGATCACTCCACCTATCTCTGCCATCACCTCCAATGGGACCCGACCCATGACCACGCCGCCCACCTCGCTGCCTGAACCCTTCTCGGGAGACCCCGGCCAGTTGGCGGGATTCCTGATGCAGATGGACAGGTTCATGATCTTTCAAGCTTCCCGCTTCCCAGGTGAAGCCGAGAGAGTGGCCTTCCTGGTGTCCCGACTGACTGGGGAGGCCGAGAAGTGGGCCATTCCCCACATGCAGCCAGACAGCCCTTTGCGAAACAACTACCAGGGCTTTCTGGCCGAGCTGCGCAGAACCTACAAGTCTCCGCTGAGGCACTCACGGCGTGCACAAATCCGGAAGACTTCGGCATCCAATAGGGCGGTGCGGGAGCGGCAGATGTTGTGCCGCCAACTGGCCACAGCTGGCACAGGAGCCTGCCCGGTGCATCCTGCCTCCAACGGGACCAGTCCGGCACCAGCCTTGCCCACCCGCAGCCGGAACCTTTAG